One region of Haloprofundus salilacus genomic DNA includes:
- a CDS encoding tyrosine-type recombinase/integrase: MHQESDPATIESAIERYLDGVEAGNSRKNYRSVLAGWAAWLRDEADVASLNGLTVMHCRRYARHLKELVRESELRASTANTYYAYVRAFLGFCVADELLDVNPAKSARATDELPEDHGDRERQFWRRKQRNAILTYVDRRAEEAQETGSEREIRRALRDRALVALLALSGVRGGEAFAAAADDRRSGLTWNDVDTDANAVRVFGKSREYEYAQLPERASAALVDHREYCKPADASWPVFPTGHGPSLRQAIEMQLGARGWTDEEIDARCEKAPLSHVVREERVTPPSLTTNGARSVMKRLCADADIDVRGEYLKPHGARRGLGHELYASGHAELAQSALRHASIETTHESYSDIRAAETARRVDRVLERDGA; this comes from the coding sequence ATGCACCAGGAGAGTGACCCGGCGACCATCGAGTCGGCTATCGAGCGCTATCTCGACGGCGTCGAGGCGGGGAACTCCCGGAAGAACTACCGCTCGGTGCTAGCCGGGTGGGCCGCGTGGCTTCGCGACGAGGCAGACGTGGCTTCACTCAACGGCCTGACCGTCATGCACTGTCGGCGCTACGCCCGTCACCTGAAAGAACTTGTGCGCGAAAGTGAACTCCGCGCGAGCACGGCAAACACGTACTACGCCTACGTCCGGGCGTTTCTCGGGTTCTGCGTGGCCGACGAACTCCTCGACGTGAATCCGGCGAAATCGGCGCGTGCGACCGACGAACTCCCCGAAGACCACGGCGACAGGGAACGTCAGTTCTGGCGCCGTAAACAGCGGAACGCTATACTCACTTACGTCGACCGCCGAGCCGAGGAGGCGCAAGAGACCGGCTCCGAGCGCGAGATACGGCGTGCGCTTCGCGATAGGGCGCTCGTCGCCCTGTTAGCACTTTCCGGCGTTCGCGGCGGTGAAGCGTTCGCCGCTGCCGCCGACGACAGGCGCTCGGGACTGACGTGGAACGACGTCGACACCGACGCCAACGCAGTTCGGGTGTTCGGCAAGTCCCGCGAGTACGAGTACGCGCAGTTGCCTGAACGCGCGAGTGCGGCGCTCGTCGACCACCGCGAGTACTGTAAACCCGCCGACGCGTCGTGGCCGGTGTTTCCGACCGGTCACGGTCCGTCACTTCGGCAGGCTATCGAGATGCAACTCGGCGCGCGGGGGTGGACTGACGAGGAGATCGACGCACGCTGCGAGAAAGCGCCGTTGTCGCATGTCGTCCGCGAGGAGCGGGTGACGCCGCCGTCGCTCACGACGAACGGCGCGCGGAGCGTGATGAAGCGTCTCTGCGCCGACGCGGACATCGACGTTCGCGGCGAGTACCTCAAACCGCACGGTGCGCGGCGGGGGCTGGGCCACGAACTGTACGCCAGCGGTCACGCCGAACTCGCGCAGTCAGCGCTCAGGCACGCGAGTATCGAGACGACGCACGAGTCGTACTCCGACATCCGGGCGGCCGAAACCGCTCGACGGGTCGACCGGGTGTTGGAGCGCGACGGAGCGTGA